One Flavobacterium cerinum genomic window, GTGAAAAAGCCAAAGCGGAAATCCTAAAAGAAAAAACGACATCATTTAAAGAAAAAAGTAAAGAACTTTCTGAGGTATTAAATACCGTTACGGATCAATTAACTTCTGAGCTTTATAAATTACCGAATATGCCGGCGGATGTAGTTCCGGTTGGAAAATCGGCGGATGATAACGAAACGGTTTTCGAAGAAGGAGAAATTCCGGTCTTGTTCGAAGGTGCTTTGCCGCATTGGGAACTGGCTAAAAAATACGATATCATCGATTTCGAATTAGGAACTAAAATCACAGGAGCCGGATTTCCGGTTTATAAAGGAAAAGGAGCGCGTTTGCAACGAGCTTTGATTTCTTACTTTTTGGATAAAAATACCGATGCCGGATATAAAGAATTTCAGGTACCACACTTGATCAATGAAGCGTCAGGATATGGAACCGGACAATTGCCGGATAAAGAAGGTCAAATGTATCATGTAGGTATCGATGACTTATATTTAATTCCAACTGCGGAAGTGCCGGTAACCAACTTATACCGCGATGTGATTTTACAGGAAAGCGAATTGCCTGTAATGTGTACCGGATATACACCTTGTTTCCGTCGTGAAGCAGGATCTTACGGAGCACACGTACGCGGATTGAATCGTTTGCACCAGTTTGATAAAGTGGAAATCGTTAGAATTGAACATCCGGAAAAATCATACGAAGCGTTGGAAGGAATGGTTGAACATGTGAAAACACTTTTACAAGAATTAAAATTACCGTACCGAATCCTTCGTCTGTGTGGCGGAGATATGGGATTCACCTCAGCGTTGACTTATGATTTTGAAGTGTTTTCAACAGCTCAGGATCGTTGGTTGGAAATCAGTTCTGTGTCTAACTTTGAAACATATCAGGCAAACCGACTAAAATTGCGTTTTAGAGATAAAGACGGAAAAAACCACCTGGCACATACATTAAACGGAAGTTCATTGGCTTTGCCGAGAGTTCTGGCCGGAATTCTGGAGAATTACCAGACACCGGAAGGAATTGTGATTCCGGAAGTGTTGCGTCCGTATACCGGATTTGATATCATTAATTAATAAAATCTTATACTACAATAATGTACTAATTAGCTGAAAAAAAGCTACATTAGTACATTGTTTTTTTAGGATCATCACATCATGAAAAACGTTTTCTCTTTTATCGCTCTATTGTGCTCGGTGTTTGTTTTCGCGCAAAACGATCAGCTGGCACAAAATTATTTCGATCGGGGAGAATTTGAAAAAGCCATGGTGATCTACGATGAGCTGCTTAAAACACAACCTAATAACTATCAGTATTTTCAGAAACAGATAGCTTGTTATCAGCAGTTAAAGCAGTATGCTAAAGCTGAAGAAGCAATCCGAAACAGAATCGACCGCTTTAAGCAAAATAACCTGTATGTGGAGTTGGGTTACAATTATCAACTGCAAAAGGATATGGATAAAGCCGGTAAATGCTACCAAAAAGCATTGGACTTTATCAAAGAAAATCCGAATAATGTTTACGGAGTAGCCAGTCTTTTTGAACAAAAAGTGTTGTTGGAACAAGCCTTAAAAGCATATGAAATAGGAATCGCGGGGAATCCGAATTTTAATTTCGATTATCAGATTGCTTTACTTCAGGGACAATTAGGGAATTTGGAACTGATGGTTGATAAGCTGTTGGACTATGCTTATCGCAATCCGCAAAATCTGGCATTGGTGCAAAACCAATTGGCGCGATTTATGATGGAAGATACTCAGGAAACCTTTAATGCCAATCTTAGAAAAGCGCTGTTGATCCGTACTCAAAAAACACAGGATATTTTCTGGAATCAGTTCTTAAGCTGGTTTTTTGTACAGCAAAAAGAATACGGAAAAGCCTTTATTCAGGAAAAAGCCATTTTTAAAAGGAATCCGGATAATTTTTATAATATCATTAATCTGGCCCGATTGGCGGTACAGGAACAGGAAAATGAAACGGCAAAAGAAATCCTGGATTTTATATTGCTGAATACACAGGATCTGGATCTTCAGATGGAAGCGCATTATCAGCTGGCTATAATGGATGTTGATAAAGCAACGCCAAAAGAGTATCCGGTTATACAGGAAAAGCTGAATCTATTATTAAAACAATACGGCGTTTCACCCTATTCGCTCCGTTTACAGATTTTAAAAGCCCACTTTGATGCTTTTTATCTGAAACAGTTTGAAGCAGCCCGGCAAACGCTAACCAAATCATTGGAACTACCGCTCAATAGTTATCAAAAAGCAGAAGTAAAAATGGAGTTGGCCGATGTGTTGTTATTGGATGAAAAATTTAATCAGGCCATTATCTATTATGCGCAAATTGAAGATGATCTGAAAAATGATGAAATCGGACATGAAGCGAGTTTTAAAATGGCAAAAGCCAGTTATTTTAAAGGTGATTTTGACTGGGCGCAACAACAATTTAAAGTGCTTAAGTCGTCATCATCTCAGTTAATTGCAAATGATGCGTTGGAATTGTTTCTGTTGATTAACGATCATACAACACAAGACAGTACACGAGTGGCTTTAAAGAAATTTGCAAAAGCTGATTTTCTGTTGTATCAGAATAAAACGGATGAAGCTTTAAACGGATTCAGGACACTTTTAAAAGAACATAAAGGGCAAAGTGTAGAAGATGAAACCTTATTGAAAATAGGTCGGATTCTGGAAGAGAAAAAAGAATATGCGGAAGCGGTAAAAGTATATCAGGAAATTATAGACAAACACGCGGAAGGGATTTATGTCGATGAGGCTTTGTTCTTCTCAGCCGAGATTTACAGAAAGGATATCCCGGATCCGGAAAAAGCAAAAGCACTTTACGAGAAAGTCATTTTTAATCATCAGGATAGTATTTACTATGTAGATGCCCGTAATAACTACAGAAAATTAAGAGGAGACAATAACCTGTAAGGGAATACAAGTTGTCCGAAAAATAAACAAAAGATTTTATAACATGATTATTTACAATGTAACGATCAATATACACGAGAGTGTACATGATGAATGGATGAAATGGATGCAGGAAAAACATATAGCTGATGTATTGGCTACAGGTAAATTTACGGCTGCACGAATGGTTCGGGTTTTGATCGAAGAAGAAATGGGAGGGGTGACCTATTCCATTCAATATACAACCGAGAGTAAAGAAATGTTGCAACGCTATTATGATGAGGACGCACCACGGCTAAGAGCGGAAGGATTTGCCCTTTTCGGAGATAAAATGCTGGCTTTCCGTACGGAGTTAGAATTGATCAGTGATCATTAATACTTTTAAAAAGTAAACATGGATAAGGTAAGAGCTAAAAAACATTTGGGACAACATTTCCTGAATGATGAAAATATCGCCAAAAAAATTGCCGATACGTTAACACTGGACGGCTATAAAAAAGTATTGGAAATCGGTCCGGGTATGGGAGTGCTTACCAAATATCTTTTGGAAAAACCCATTGAGACATATGTGATTGAGATCGATACCGAATCGGTAGAATATCTACAGACACACTATCTGAAATTGTCAAACCGTATCATTTCAAAAGATTTTTTAAGGTATAACCTTTCGGAAACTTTTGGTGAAGATCCGTTGGCGATTATCGGGAATTTTCCATACAATATATCTTCCCAAATCGTTTTTCGCGTACTGGAAATGAGAGATCGGATTCCGGAGTTTTCCGGGATGTTTCAAAAAGAAGTAGCCGAACGTATTTGCGAGAAAAAAGGAAGTAAAGCCTACGGAATTCTGTCGGTTTTGGTTCAGGCGTTTTATGATACGGAATACCTGTTTACGGTTTCGGAAAATGTATTTACGCCGCCGCCGAAAGTGAAATCCGGGGTAATGCGTATGCGCAGAAAAGAAAATTATAAGCTGCCATGCGAAGAGAAGCTGTTTTTCAACGTAGTAAAAACGGCTTTTAATCAGCGTAGAAAAACTTTAAGAAATAGTTTAAAAACGTTCCAGTTGTCGGATAATTTAAGAGAAGATAGTATCTTTGGCCTTCGTCCGGAACAATTGTCCGTGGAACAGTTTATCGAACTCACTCAAAAAATAGCCGCCGATGGAGTTTAAAATCAGCAGAGACTTTATTGCTCAGATTGAGCAACTAATCAGTGAAAACAAAGGGAATGAACTGGAAGGTTTACTCCACGAGATTCACTATGCTGATATTGCCGAAATCATGGAAGAACTCGATGATTATGAGGCAAGCTATATTTTTAAATTACTAGACAGTGAAAAAACCGCGGAAATCCTTCTGGAACTGGATGAAGAAGTCCGCGAAAAGATTTTAAGTAACCTTTCTGCAAAAGAAATCGCCGAAGAGCTGGATGAGCTGAATACGGATGATGCCGCCGATATTATCGCAGAATTACCACAATCGAAAAAAGAAGAGGTAATCTCCGAACTTGAAGACGTCGAACACGCGAAGGACATTGTGGACCTGTTGCGTTACGACGAAGATACGGCCGGGGGATTGATGGGGAAAGAGCTTGTAAAAGTAAACGAAAACTGGAATGTTCTTACCTGTGTTAAAGAAATGCGACAACAGGCCGAAAATGTATCCCGTGTGCATTCTATATATGTAGTGGATGATGAAGGCCGATTAAAAGGCCGCTTATCCCTAAAAGATTTATTGACCACTTCAACCAAAACACCAATCAGTGAAGTTTATATTAAAAAAGTAGACTATGTAAAGGTGGATACTAAAGATGTGGAAGTTGCCCGAATCATGCAGAAATATGACTTGGAAGCTATTCCGGTTGTTGATGAATTGGGCCGATTGGTTGGTCGTATTACCATTGATGATATCGTAGACGTAATCAAGGAAGAAGCCGATAAGGATTACCAGTTGGCGGCCGGTATCTCGCAAGACGTAGAAGCGGATGACAGTATTCTGGAATTAACGCGTGCACGTTTGCCATGGTTAGTATTGGCATTGCTGGGCGGTTTTATCAGTGTGCGGGTGTTGGGTCTTTTTGACGGCGCAATGGAAAATCATCCGGAATTATTCTTCTTTACACCGCTAATTGCGGCAATGGCCGGAAATGTAGGTGTACAATCTTCTGCAATTATCGTTCAGGGTTTGGCAAATAATACACTTAGTGGTTC contains:
- the serS gene encoding serine--tRNA ligase; protein product: MLQIAFIRENQEKVIQALAKRNLDAKAMVEEVVALDEKRRATQVELDNILAESNKLSKDIGELMKSGEKAKAEILKEKTTSFKEKSKELSEVLNTVTDQLTSELYKLPNMPADVVPVGKSADDNETVFEEGEIPVLFEGALPHWELAKKYDIIDFELGTKITGAGFPVYKGKGARLQRALISYFLDKNTDAGYKEFQVPHLINEASGYGTGQLPDKEGQMYHVGIDDLYLIPTAEVPVTNLYRDVILQESELPVMCTGYTPCFRREAGSYGAHVRGLNRLHQFDKVEIVRIEHPEKSYEALEGMVEHVKTLLQELKLPYRILRLCGGDMGFTSALTYDFEVFSTAQDRWLEISSVSNFETYQANRLKLRFRDKDGKNHLAHTLNGSSLALPRVLAGILENYQTPEGIVIPEVLRPYTGFDIIN
- a CDS encoding tetratricopeptide repeat protein → MKNVFSFIALLCSVFVFAQNDQLAQNYFDRGEFEKAMVIYDELLKTQPNNYQYFQKQIACYQQLKQYAKAEEAIRNRIDRFKQNNLYVELGYNYQLQKDMDKAGKCYQKALDFIKENPNNVYGVASLFEQKVLLEQALKAYEIGIAGNPNFNFDYQIALLQGQLGNLELMVDKLLDYAYRNPQNLALVQNQLARFMMEDTQETFNANLRKALLIRTQKTQDIFWNQFLSWFFVQQKEYGKAFIQEKAIFKRNPDNFYNIINLARLAVQEQENETAKEILDFILLNTQDLDLQMEAHYQLAIMDVDKATPKEYPVIQEKLNLLLKQYGVSPYSLRLQILKAHFDAFYLKQFEAARQTLTKSLELPLNSYQKAEVKMELADVLLLDEKFNQAIIYYAQIEDDLKNDEIGHEASFKMAKASYFKGDFDWAQQQFKVLKSSSSQLIANDALELFLLINDHTTQDSTRVALKKFAKADFLLYQNKTDEALNGFRTLLKEHKGQSVEDETLLKIGRILEEKKEYAEAVKVYQEIIDKHAEGIYVDEALFFSAEIYRKDIPDPEKAKALYEKVIFNHQDSIYYVDARNNYRKLRGDNNL
- a CDS encoding DUF4286 family protein, which translates into the protein MIIYNVTINIHESVHDEWMKWMQEKHIADVLATGKFTAARMVRVLIEEEMGGVTYSIQYTTESKEMLQRYYDEDAPRLRAEGFALFGDKMLAFRTELELISDH
- the rsmA gene encoding 16S rRNA (adenine(1518)-N(6)/adenine(1519)-N(6))-dimethyltransferase RsmA, yielding MDKVRAKKHLGQHFLNDENIAKKIADTLTLDGYKKVLEIGPGMGVLTKYLLEKPIETYVIEIDTESVEYLQTHYLKLSNRIISKDFLRYNLSETFGEDPLAIIGNFPYNISSQIVFRVLEMRDRIPEFSGMFQKEVAERICEKKGSKAYGILSVLVQAFYDTEYLFTVSENVFTPPPKVKSGVMRMRRKENYKLPCEEKLFFNVVKTAFNQRRKTLRNSLKTFQLSDNLREDSIFGLRPEQLSVEQFIELTQKIAADGV
- the mgtE gene encoding magnesium transporter translates to MEFKISRDFIAQIEQLISENKGNELEGLLHEIHYADIAEIMEELDDYEASYIFKLLDSEKTAEILLELDEEVREKILSNLSAKEIAEELDELNTDDAADIIAELPQSKKEEVISELEDVEHAKDIVDLLRYDEDTAGGLMGKELVKVNENWNVLTCVKEMRQQAENVSRVHSIYVVDDEGRLKGRLSLKDLLTTSTKTPISEVYIKKVDYVKVDTKDVEVARIMQKYDLEAIPVVDELGRLVGRITIDDIVDVIKEEADKDYQLAAGISQDVEADDSILELTRARLPWLVLALLGGFISVRVLGLFDGAMENHPELFFFTPLIAAMAGNVGVQSSAIIVQGLANNTLSGSLWNRLLKEVTLSLLNGLILGVILLIGSHFLLNVNFMLGITVTVALLSVIVTASVLGTFIPMTLNKYGIDPALATGPFITTSNDICGILIYFSIAKMILGF